In Rutidosis leptorrhynchoides isolate AG116_Rl617_1_P2 chromosome 2, CSIRO_AGI_Rlap_v1, whole genome shotgun sequence, one genomic interval encodes:
- the LOC139891064 gene encoding large ribosomal subunit protein uL13c-like yields MAMTYATSSSVIFAPSHNNNNNNIRSPLVLGFSTISKHKNAARVNRNFQIRCQEQQVQLRNLAPVEQRWMFTDSDFTGPDVWNKTWYPKAEDHVNTEKTWYVVDATDKILGRLASTIAIHIRGKNLATYTPSVDMGAFVIVVNADKVAVSGKKRTQKVYRRHSGRPGGMTVETFDQLQQRIPERIIEHAVRGMLPKGRLGRDLFTHLKVYVGDEHPHQAQKPIDLPIRDKRIQKRT; encoded by the exons ATGGCGATGACGTACGCAACCTCATCGTCTGTGATATTTGCACCatcacacaacaacaacaacaacaacattaggtCTCCACTTGTCTTAGGGTTTTCAACCATTTCGAAACATAAGAATGCAGCTCGAGTTAATAGAAACTTTCAAATTCGTTGTCAAGAACAGCAAGTTCAACTACGAAATCTCGCACCTGTTGAGCAACGATGGATGTTTACTGATTCCGATTTCACTGGACCG GATGTATGGAACAAGACATGGTACCCAAAAGCAGAAGATCATGTCAACACAGAAAAGACATGGTATGTTGTCGATGCGACTGATAAGATTCTTGGAAGGCTGGCATCTACTATCGCCATTCACATACGCGGGAAGAATCTGGCTACCTATACGCCTAGTGTAGACATGGGTGCGTTCGTAATTGTG GTAAATGCCGATAAAGTTGCGGTTTCAGGCAAAAAGAGGACGCAAAAAGTGTATAGGAGGCATTCAGGAAGACCGGGTGGAATGACAGTAGAAACTTTTGATCAGCTTCAACAAAGGATTCCTGAAAGGATTATTGAGCATGCAGTCCGTGGTATGCTTCCTAAGGGAAGG CTTGGGAGAGATCTGTTTACCCACCTTAAGGTATACGTGGGCGATGAACATCCGCACCAAGCACAAAAGCCCATCGATTTGCCTATAAGAGACAAAAGGATTCAGAAACGGACCTAG